The DNA segment AAATATCCTCGTAATGATCAGTATACTTTAATTTGGACTGAGAGTTTAACCACAATGCAACCTTAACGTTTCCATCCTGTTCACAGTATCTCTCTAACTTCTTATCAATCGAGTCAGGTTTAGTTTGCTCACCAGCTGTCAACAAGGGATTGACAATGTTAGTTTGAATACCAGTCCTTAGTTTTGAATAACAAATCCCAGCACGGCCAATTGAacttttcatataaatttcattACCGCATCCTTTTAAGTCattcaactttttaacattttcaaaacttttcaatcTTCCTTGCCACTTTTTATCCACAAAGGATGGAAATTCGGTGCCGCCGTTTTGTATAACTAGATTTCTACGAGAGAGTTTCTTCAACCTTACATTTAGTCTGCGACTAGCAGAGCTGTTTTTGAGTTTTAAATCTGTTTGAAGTTTCTGAATAAATCCGGTTCTTTTAATGTTGTCCAAGTACTTATTCTCATAAGCATGATAGCAAGATGTCATTCTTGCTCAATGTTCCGAGGAGAATGTCCTAAATATGTCATTCTTGCTTATCTAGAAATACGTGGATCCCCGATAGAATGTCTAACGATGTGTTTGAAATTGtaatgaataatattttaaacCGCCGGAACACAGCCTCCCATTCGTAAATATATCAAGTGTTTCCTTTCCCGTTTTCTTGCATAATACGTGACTGTAAGAGTACAAAATCCCACTTCTTAAAAACGTTAGGTATATCTATTACGTCCACTTTCACTAAAATACCGCTTAAAGATGCCGACACAAAGTCTCCCATTTTATAAATGCGTTTATTTCTTCTTTCTTAAATACTGGTAAAATATTCTTCATCAAAGATATCATTGTTGTAACTCTTGGTTTTGCTTTATGTTGAATGTATAGATTTCTTTTCCTGAGTAATTAATAAAAAGGAACATGTAACATTTCATACGGCGAAACCTTGTGTTTTTTAGGGGACCAACAAGTTAATTATTCATTAAACCTGTTAACaagcatttaaattttatgcataCTTTAAGATTTTATAcaattaatacattatttttgtcgaaatgattttatctgtatttgacgtaaactgaaataaaattcataatcTTTATTGTCAATTGTCTCATCTATATGCAAGAACAAAGGCTTATTTTGACATTATCTCTGGgcgtaaatgaaaaaaaataagcgatcattttggtaaaattaaataaaactgtgATCGTTCAAAATGTTAGGAAAATGCATCACCGGAATTCGGACGTGTTAACAATATTTATGTGACAAGATTATTACCAAAAACGTAAATTTGTCTTAATAACTAGCTCTGTGGCAGGTTTACGACAAGTGAATGCGGTTTTAGTAAAATTGTCTTCTGAAATGTAAGTATCCCAAAGACACCTGTATGCGAAATGCTTGGAAGGGTTCTATATTTCGATAGATTTATGTACAACAACAACAGGCTTTATGGTCAGTTTAGCGGCTATTAAAGGTCACCTCgtactttgactcagtgttgttatattctggtcaatttccatttgataacccttatcatgctggacacggttgattctgccattgcgaccagtgtagatcatgatcagcctgcacattcgcgcagtctgatcatgatctgcactgttccccattcTGTCAGTACCTTTTGGTAAGCCCCCCTTTTAATGGTTAATGGTACTATCaaaattgaaagctggacaagttcattatagaaatttagcagggtaaggaatAAGGTGTAACAGAATTTCACTTGAGCTGGTACTGAGGCtgggggtgttgcacatttcattacctcacataATCGGACTGAATCAAACAGAGGCTGCGATTATTTTGCCTTAACGCGTTCTATCACTCCAGAGCATattctaatatattttataaaatgtgatGCGACACGTgtaaattatgaaagaaaaatctATTCTGCATGATAATTTAGAGGTGAATAACTGTTTGATTCTTACAGACACACACTTACtgcttttagattttttttatatttcatgtcgtgtgctcgagataaaatgttgccCAATCAAAATATGATGCCGTCTGCTCATACGCTCGAGATATTGTTTGTTCAATTTTGGAATATTCATACACATTCATTCTTTTTTGCCCCTCTATCAAACTTGTTAATGGCATgttgatatatctaaaaacatTGTCGCCCTATTTTCTCTATATGTATTGTcaaaacaatatatcacaaaTGATCCTTTATGAAACTTTTTACTTATGTATACTATTCATAGTATGCGATTTCTGAAAAAGACATGACCGCTACTGACTCGGACTTGCTTCGACATGAGTATTCATATCTGTAGGAGTTTGGAATCTCAGGTGATCGATCTTGGACTGTCATGAccgttttgtttttcagaaaaaggtTTATCTCGAGCACATGTCTTTCTTTTTATCTTGCGGCTCGACATCTTATGTCGAGCGTACgccatcttatttcgagcgcacaACGTCTTATTTCgagggcacgacatcttatttcgagacatcttatctcgaaggCACTACATCTTATTTcgagacatcttatctcgagagcacgacatcttatttcgagacatcttatctcgaaggcacgacatcttatttcgagacatcttatctcgagagcacgacaACATATTTCGAGCACACGACATGTTATCTCGAGCgtagacatcttatctcgagtatACGACTTCTTATCTCGAGCTCATGACTATATCTaaagcgcacaacatcttatcttgaaaaCATGACACATTATTTCGAGTGTCTCGAGCATGCAACATCCTTTTTCgggcgcacgacattttatctcaaaTGTACGAGATAttatgtcgagcgctcgagaaaAAGGAGGGCGTATCCTAAATATACCACCATAGTTTCCCGTTATGAAATGATATTTGTTCGAATAAGTGTATAACGGCCTGACATATGTACTTatgaaactttatttgaaaaaagtattATCATTGATGTCAAAAACCCTTCTTTTTTTGCAATACTTTCCAAACTGACCGATTAATcctttttaatgtatttttatttgaatgcTTGAGTTAATGTCTGgtgcatttgtttgtatttttgcattgCCTTTATTACgtagaaaataaaaaacaatacctTTTGCCAGTAAATGCAGGCTGATTCTAGATGTTAACgcaaaaggtaaattttatttaccgtcgctttgtgaaacaatgaacattagCTCTCTAGAGCTTTTTGAGCGACCCtttttaagaacatttaaaaccaattataccttatcCCCAGCAATTTGCGGGGGACCTTCACCTCCGTAAAAAAcctcttagccctctcgaccaatgcgtccaccaAAACGCAACGACAGAAGTTTGATTTTATAAGCTGAGTTGCGCGAAACAATTCCTCAAAACTTCCAATCTTCTCCAGAAACCATATAGTGCAAGAGGTATCAGTAAATAGATGTATGCTCCAACACAGAAAGTGTATCAGTAATTGTATATAGTACATagataaataacaaaaacaattaaatgggATGCAATTTGTCAACTTCTGTTAAggtttaaaaactttaaatgcatttaaacatttgttttatatcaagttttattcaattttcattttcaaatctaCTATATGAATAAAATTATGCAAACACGACAGCGAAAGAAGAGAATCttcatatatacaatatgttataacaaaactcttggattaaaatttgcatatacaaaaacttacagttgtttattctatataatataaatccacacaaaactctttaccaggtagtgGTAGgtcaaaataaatctaaaaattgaatgtacgtaacatgcatgttgtaccacagaaaagtggtaagttatttatagtaacaacaaagggaagttaatcctaaatcaaaaatctatataatataagtccacacaaatcCCTTAACCAGGTAgtgatagatcaaaatacacctaaaaa comes from the Mercenaria mercenaria strain notata chromosome 9, MADL_Memer_1, whole genome shotgun sequence genome and includes:
- the LOC123547860 gene encoding uncharacterized protein LOC123547860 → MTSCYHAYENKYLDNIKRTGFIQKLQTDLKLKNSSASRRLNVRLKKLSRRNLVIQNGGTEFPSFVDKKWQGRLKSFENVKKLNDLKGCGNEIYMKSSIGRAGICYSKLRTGIQTNIVNPLLTAGEQTKPDSIDKKLERYCEQDGNVKVALWLNSQSKLKYTDHYEDIYLNGCDNHKHQSTDNYLSKFTRPCDTDRCSQSNTDVTLLNPYAKKMSVFCVNYPDEFENVEGIRHNSTATGDDVIDVTKNVYNKYNYRIHTCIWCPCLLFFVFIFCIPAVIYMHKSDKCYHVNDLDEASFYGRISTVLYVCGLLAALLFYCALILFLVNFS